The following coding sequences are from one Macaca nemestrina isolate mMacNem1 chromosome 1, mMacNem.hap1, whole genome shotgun sequence window:
- the LOC105484637 gene encoding beta-1,3-galactosyltransferase 2 — translation MLQWRRRHCCFVKMTWNAKRSLFRTHLIGVLSLVFLFAMFLFFNHHDWLPGRAGFKENPVTYTFRGFRSTKSETNHSSLRNIWKETVPQTLRPQTATNSNNTDLSPQGVTGLENTLSANGSIYNEKGTGHPNSYHFKYIINEPEKCQEKSPFLILLIAAEPGQIEARRAIRQTWGNESLAPGIQITRIFLLGLSIKLNGYLQRAILEESRQYHDIIQQEYLDTYYNLTIKTLMGMNWVATYCPHIPYVMKTDSDMFVNTEYLINKLLKPDLPPRHNYFTGYLMRGYAPNRNKDSKWYMPPDLYPSERYPVFCSGTGYVFSGDLAEKIFKVSLGIRRLHLEDVYVGICLAKLRIDPVPPPNEFVFNHWRVSYSSCKYSHLITSHQFQPSELIKYWNHLQQNKHNACANAAKEKAGRYRHRKLH, via the coding sequence ATGCTTCAGTGGAGGAGAAGACACTGCTGCTTTGTAAAGATGACCTGGAATGCCAAGAGGTCTCTGTTCCGCACTCATCTCATTGGAGTACTTTCTCTCGTGTTTCTTTttgctatgtttttgtttttcaatcatCATGACTGGCTGCCAGGCAGAGCTGGATTCAAAGAAAACCCTGTGACATACACTTTTCGAGGATTTCGGTCAACAAAAAGTGAGACAAACCACAGCTCCCTTCGGAACATTTGGAAAGAAACGGTCCCTCAAACTCTGAGGCCTCAAACAGCAACTAACTCTAATAACACAGACCTGTCACCACAAGGAGTTACAGGCCTGGAGAATACACTTAGTGCCAATGGAAGTATTTACAATGAAAAAGGTACTGGACATCCAAATTCTTaccatttcaaatatattattaatgAGCCTGAAAAATGCCAAGAGAAAAGTCCTTTTTTAATACTACTAATAGCTGCAGAGCCTGGACAAATAGAAGCTAGAAGAGCTATTCGCCAAACTTGGGGCAATGAAAGTCTAGCACCTGGTATTCAAATCACACGAATATTTTTGTTGGGCTTAAGTATTAAGCTAAATGGCTACCTTCAACGTGCAATACTGGAAGAAAGCAGACAATATCATGATATAATTCAACAGGAATACTTAGATACGTACTATAATTTGACCATTAAAACACTAATGGGCATGAATTGGGTTGCAACATACTGTCCACATATTCCATATGTTATGAAAACTGACAGTGACATGTTTGTCAACACTGAATATTTAATCAATAAGTTACTGAAGCCAGATCTGCCTCCTAGACATAACTATTTCACTGGTTACCTAATGCGGGGATATGCACCCAACCGAAACAAAGATAGTAAGTGGTACATGCCACCAGACCTCTACCCAAGTGAGCGTTATCCTGTCTTCTGTTCTGGAACTGGTTATGTTTTTTCTGGAGATCTGgcagaaaagatttttaaagtttctttagGTATCCGCCGTTTGCACTTGGAAGATGTGTATGTAGGGATCTGTCTTGCCAAGTTGAGAATTGATCCTGTGCCCCCTCCCAATGAGTTTGTGTTCAATCACTGGCGAGTCTCTTATTCAAGCTGTAAATACAGCCACCTAATTACCTCTCATCAGTTCCAGCCTAGTGAACTGATAAAATACTGGAACCATTTACAACAAAATAAGCACAATGCCTGTGCCAACGCAGCAAAAGAAAAGGCAGGCAGGTATCGCCACCGTAAACTACAttag